From a region of the Candida albicans SC5314 chromosome 1, complete sequence genome:
- a CDS encoding E2 ubiquitin-conjugating protein (Ortholog(s) have ubiquitin conjugating enzyme activity, ubiquitin-protein transferase activity and role in free ubiquitin chain polymerization, postreplication repair, protein K63-linked ubiquitination): MSKIPRNFKLLEELEKGEKGLGAESISYGLTNQDDITMTYWNGTILGPPHSNHENRIYSLNIICDESYPDKPPIVTFVSKINLPCVDKNGHVLVEEFDTLKNWKRSYTMETILLELRKSMASPTNKKLQQPPEGSTY; encoded by the exons ATGTCAAAAAT tccaagaaatttcaaattattagaagaattagaaaaagGTGAAAAAGGTTTAGGAGCAGAATCAATTAGTTATGGGTTAACTAATCAAGATGATATTACTATGACATATTGGAATGGTACTATTCTTGGTCCTCCACATCTGAATCATGAAAATAGAATATattcattaaatattatttgtgATGAAAGTTATCCTGATAAACCTCCAATAGTTACATTTGTTtctaaaatcaatttaccTTGTGTAGATAAAAATGGTCATGTATTggttgaagaatttgatactttgaaaaattggaaacGATCATATACTATGGAAACTatattattagaattaagaaaaagtaTGGCATCACctacaaataaaaaattacaacaaccacCTGAAGGTTCTACTTATtag
- a CDS encoding coiled-coil domain-containing protein (Ortholog(s) have role in activation of mitotic cell cycle spindle assembly checkpoint, mitotic DNA integrity checkpoint and mitotic spindle assembly checkpoint, more), with product MSTGSSPFVDHKSNNSTISINNNSSILNESSISKAYVSKLEFQLDTIKTENRILQQEKDQITSDYRKIIDEKNQELENLKLNFKYVYDEKNQLESKLTNQEQVSTNNINQLSDEIQTYKRENLKLTKDYNSLLDKFNKLNRKNQQIMHDLNKEIEVNDKLHQELKIKEKTNQELQKASDTAINELEQYSKILDKKNGSDNLLYKNLTTKSNNLQNINHQLQNKIDQLLQNKTSNELLKQQNQSLLHKLQNLENIESKYLQLEIEKLQLETKYNDLFKALDTAIASSNEYKDNENTDDTIHTSKVKSFIEYCNNLQAKNLTLQEKYDSKIIQVKELTKELEDHAREIETDFLPTITDLESKLKVYADQNTKLERTKSLREKEITFLRNSLKQMEQIHANQQHKQQEQEKEENTENKSISQYMTNLEKLVDEYKTKIDELEKKNLEYNKSSIITNEKTPSNKRQRLESNYTFKTQAIELEKENIEISSKLKQAESTIEQLKFKISELDKVETRKEQYRILQLKNNLISQDQFIKQTTLIALRKENEELINKYIKNLPIEEQIPKGVFQRQEDDKQRLQAQIDHLTKRSTRLREVFTKKSKDIITVIAKYFGFIIEFLPNPINPTDLFSRIKLRSRYIPSEEDCYLIIDVENRGLKAHGNFQFKQICEELAQYWVNENNQFPCLLSAVNLKLYEIYASK from the coding sequence ATGTCAACAGGTTCATCTCCATTTGTTGAtcataaatcaaataatagtACCATCagcatcaacaataatagtagCATACTAAATGAAAGCTCAATTTCCAAGGCATATGTTTCTAAATTAGAATTCCAATTGGATACCATCAAGACTGAAAATCGTATTCTTCAACAAGAAAAGGATCAAATAACATCAGATTATCGAAAAATCATAGATGAAAAGAATCAAGAacttgaaaatttgaaattaaattttaaatatgtttatgatgaaaaaaatcaattagaaTCGAAATTAACTAATCAAGAACAAGTTTCTACcaataatataaatcaattatccGATGAAATTCAAACTTATAAACGAgagaatttaaaattaactaaagattataattcattacttgataaattcaataaactcAATCGGaaaaaccaacaaattatgcatgatttgaataaagaaattgaagtaaatgataaattacaccaagaattgaaaattaaagagaaaacaaatcaagaattacaaaaagCTAGTGATACAGCAATCAATGAATTAGAACAATATTCTAAAATATTAGATAAGAAAAATGGATCTGATAATCTATTGTATAAGAATTTAACCACTAAAAGTaacaatttacaaaatatcaatcatcaattacaaaacaagatagatcaattattacaaaataaaacttctaatgaattattgaaacaacaaaaccaatCATTATTGCATAAATTACagaatttggaaaatattgaatccaaatatttacaattggaaattgaGAAGCTTCAATTAGAAACTAAATATAATGATTTGTTTAAGGCATTGGATACAGCTATTGCCTCATCAAATGAATATAAAGATAACGAGAACACCGATGACACCATTCATACCAGTAAAGTAAAAAGttttattgaatattgTAATAATCTTCAAGCTAAAAATCTTACTTTACAAGAGAAATATGACTCTAAAATAATACAGGTGAAAGAATTAACTaaagaattagaagatCACGCTagagaaattgaaacagaTTTTCTTCCAACGATTACTGATTTAGAATCTAAATTAAAAGTATATGCTGACCAAAATACCAAATTGGAACGAACAAAATCATTACGTGAAAAGGAAATTACATTTTTAAGAAATCTGTTGAAACAAATGGAACAAATTCATGCtaatcaacaacataaacaacaagagcaagaaaaagaagaaaacactgaaaataaatcaattctgCAATATATGaccaatttggaaaaattagTTGATGAATACAAAACCAAgattgatgaattagaaaagaaaaatttggaatataataaatcatcaattataaCCAATGAAAAAACCCCTTCTAATAAACGTCAAAGATTGGAAAGTAATTATACATTTAAAACCCAAGcaattgaattggaaaaagaaaacattgAAATATCATCAAAACTTAAACAAGCTGAATCAACAATCGAACAATTGAAGTTTAAAATATCTGAATTAGATAAAGTTGAAACCAGAAAGGAACAATATCGTAtattacaattgaaaaacaatttaatttctcaagatcaatttataaaacaaacaacattAATTGCTCTTCggaaagaaaatgaagaattgattaacaaatatattaaaaatttaccTATAGAAGAACAAATACCAAAAGGTGTTTTCCAACGACAAGAAGATGATAAACAACGATTACAAGCACAAATTGATCATTTAACTAAACGATCAACTCGATTAAGAGAAGTATTCACTAAGAAAAGTAAAGATATTATCACAGTGATAGCGAAATATTTTGGatttataattgaatttttacCTAATCCAATAAATCCTACCGATCtattttcaagaattaaattaaGATCAAGATACATTCCTAGTGAAGAAGATtgttatttaattattgatgttgaaaatCGTGGATTAAAAGCTCATGgaaatttccaatttaaacaaatttgtGAAGAATTAGCTCAATATTGGgtcaatgaaaataatcaattccCTTGTTTATTAAGTGCCGTTAATTTAAAACTTTACGAGATATACGCCtctaaataa